The Streptomyces uncialis genomic interval ACACGCTCGGTACGACGTGACCTTGCCCGACTGAAGAGCATCGGAGTCTGCGAGCAGAGATTCCCGCCCACCCCCTCCCGCAGCCGAGCGCCTGCACGAGGAGGAGGGTGAAAAGCAACCCCAGGTGGGCGCCCCCGAAGGGGCGCGGGGAACTGCGCAAAAATGAGGACCGACCCGCACCCGACGAACAACCGCAAGAGGGCAGCACCTCAGGGGCGCGGGGAACTGCGCACCCACGGACGACCCGCACGGGAACAAGTACGCCCAGCACAGGAAACCCAGGGGCGCGGGGAACTGCGCACCCACGAGCGACCCGCAGGGGAACAAGTGGGTTCAGCCGGGGGACACGGACACGTCACCCGGTGAGGGTGATCGCTTCTGCGGGGCAGAGGCCGGCGGCCATCCGGGCGGCGGGGCGGTGCTCCGGAGCCGGCGCGGGGCTGAGGAGTACCACCAGGCCCTCCTCCTCGTCCTGGTCGAACACGGCGGGAGCCGTCAGCGCGCACATACCGGCGCCGACACAGCGCTCACGGTCGACACCGAGACGCAGCGGCGCTCGCGGGTCGCTCATGGCGGCTACACCTGATCCCAGGTGACGGGCAGGCTGACCACCCCGTAGATGTTGGAGCGCTCCCGCAGCGGCACCTCCCGCGGCGGCACCGCGAGCCGCAGCGTGGGGAAGCGGGCGAGAAGCGCCGGGAACGCGACGGCCATCTCGACGCGGGCGAGCTGCTGGCCCAGGCACTGGTGGACGCCGTGGCCGAACGCCAGATGCCCCGTGGCCTTGCGGTGGATGTCGAGCCGGTCGGGGTCGGGGAACCTGCGCGGGTCCCGGTTGACGGCCTGCACGGAAACGGTCACCGTCTCGCCCGCCTTGATGAGCGTGCCGTCCACCTCGACGTCCTCAAGCGCCGACCGGAGCAGGGGGTCGGCCACGCTGAGGTAGCGCAGCAGCTCCTCCACGGTCTGCGCGGCAAGGCCCGGGTCCGCGCGCAGGGCGTCCAGCTGGTCGGGGTTGCTGAGCAGGGCGAAGGTGCCGAGGGCGAGCATGTTCGCGGTGGTGTCGAGTCCGGCGGCGAGCAGCAGCCCGCCGAGTCCGGCCAGTTCCTCGTCGGTGAGGTCGGAGGTGGTCAGATCGCTGAGCAGGTCATCGGTGGGCTCGGCGCGCTTGGCGAGGACGAGTTCGCCCAGGTACTGGAGCAGCGCCGTATGGGCATCGCCCTTGGCTCCCGCGTCCGCCGTCTGGTCGAAGAGGGTCGCCACCTGGCTCTGGAAGCGCTCCCGGTCGGAGTACGGGACGCCGAGCAGTTCGCAGATCACGAGTGCCGGCACGGGTTGCGCGAAGGCCTCCACCAGGTCGGCCGTGGGTCCGGCCTCTTCCATGGCGTCCAGGCATTCCTTGGTGAACCGCTCGACGCGTTCGGTGAGTTGACGCATCCTGCGGACGGTGAACCGGCCGGTGAGCAGACGCCGGTAGCGGGTGTGCTCGGGGGCGTCGAGGCCGATGATGTCGCCGATCGGCGCCGGGGGTATCTGCCCCGGCATGCCTTCCATCGGCTCCGGCAGATGCAAGAGTTCGTAGCGTGAGCTGAAGCGGGGGTCGGCCAGGATCGCGCGGGCCGCGGCATGGCCGGTGACCAGCCGGCCCACATGTCCGTCGCCGTAGCGCATACGCCGCATCGGCTCATCGCTCAGGGCGGTGAGTCCTTCGGGCGGGTCGAAGGGGCAGCCGGTGTGCCGGTCGGTGGGCAGGGTGGGCAGATCGTCGGTGGTGGTGCCGACGGCGTTCGGGTCGTGCGACATGGGTTCTCCCGTGATCGTGGGCCCAGGTGCGGCTGATGCGAAGCGGTGAGGCGGTCCGAGGCGAGCGGCGGATACCGCGAAGGTGCGGCCCTGAAGGCGCGGATCACGCCCTCGGCCATGGCGCCATCATGGCACACCCTTGGCGCCACAGCGAGCCAACGTGACCCCTCAGTGCCCGCCGGAGCTCTGACCTGCAATGCTCTGCCGAACGCCGACGCGATAGCGCATATTCTTCAGCAGGAGCAGCGCCAGCGAGCCATCTCAGTGGCGCCAATATGACACCACCGGCGCCAGCCTCAGCGGCCTCCCCGGTGAACCCGGGACGGGGCGACCCGCTCGCTAGACGCCGCCGGTCACGGAGTCCGTGAGTTCCCGCATCGGCCACTCGGAGTCCACCACGGCGGTCTCGTTCCCCTTGCGCCGCAGGAAGCTCTGGAAGTCGGCGGCCCACTCCGCGTACCAGCCGACCTGCCGGCGGTGCAGCTCCGCGGGGCCCACCTCGGCGACCTTCGGGTGCCGCTCCGCTATCGCGCAGGCGAGGCGCGCCGCGGCCAGCGCGTCGGCGCAGGCGTCGTGCGCGGTGCCGAGCACCACCCCGTACTCGGCGCTCACCGCCTCCAGGTTCCGCTTGCCCCGGCGGTACCGCTCGACGGTCCGGTCGATGGTGTAGGGGTCGATCACCGGCGCCGGGTCGAGGCCCCCGAGCCGTTCGCGCAGGGACGGCAGGCCGTGGCGGCGGAGCTCGGCGGACAGCAGGGTGAGGTCGAAGGCCGCGTTGTAGGCGACCACCGGGACCCCGGTCTTCCAGTAGCCGGTGAGGACATCGGCGATCGCGTCGGCGACCTCGGGGGCCGGGCGGCCCTCCGCCTTCGCCCGCTCGTCGGATATCCCGTGCACCGCGGAGGCCTCCCGCGGTATCGGGACGCCCGGGTCGGCCAGCCACTCGCGGCGCCCCAGCGTCAGGCCCGCCCGCACTTCGATCACCGCGGCGGTGACGATCCGCGACTCACCCGGATCCGTCCCGGTCGTCTCCAGGTCGAATCCGACCAGCAACTCCTGGTGCCAGCCCATGCGGCGCCCCCTCCTTCGTGGTGCTTTATCCCCCGGTGGTTCTCACCCTCGCACGGGCCACTGACAACAGGACGGCAGGCCGACTCCCCGGCCGGTTCAGGACACGGGCCGGGAGTCGGCCCACGCCGTCTCGAACTCCTCCCGGTATGTCTCGAAAAGACAGCTCTCGCCGGGTTCACCCGGCTTCACGATCCGGCCGCCGCCGCGCAGGACGAACACCGGCGCCTCCATCCCGCGGCTGCGGCGCAGATACGTCTGGACGACACCGACGCCGTCGGGGCCGTCCCCGTCCACGAGGTAGGCGGTGAACCTCGGGGTCTCGTCGAAGACCTGGATCTCGAAGGCGCCCGGGTCCCGCAGCCGCGCGCGTACCCGGCGCATGTGCAGGATGTTCATCTCCACGGAACGGCTCAGCTCACCGCGTTTGAGCCCCAGCTCGCGCTCGCGCCGTTTGACCGAGCTGGAGGCGGGGTTCAGGAAGAGCAGCCGGACCCGGCAGCCGGACTCCGCGAGCCGCATCAGACGCCGCCCGGAGAAGTTCTGGACCAGCAGGTTCAGCCCGATGCCTATCGCGTCGAGCCGCCGCGCGCCGCGGAAGATGTCCTCGGCCGGGAACTGCCGCAGCAGCCGCACCCGGTCCGGGTGCACCGCCACCACGTCGGCGTACCGGTCACCGACCAGGTCCTCGACCGCGTCGACGGGAAGCCGGCGGCCGGACGGCGCGTCGGAGCCCGCGCCGAGGATCTCCAGGAGCCGCGCCGAGGCCCGCTCGGCCTGGGCGAGGACGGCCTCGGACAGGGCCCGGTTGCGGGAGACGACATTGCGGGTGACCTCCAGTTCGTCGAGTGCCAGCTCGACATCGCGGCGGTCGTCGAAGTACGGCTCGAAGCAGGGCCAGTGCTGCACCATCAGCTCACGGAGCTGCGGCAGGGTGAGGAAGCTGAGGACGTTGTCGTCGGCGGGGTCGAGCAGATACCCCTTGCGGCGGCTCACCTCCCGGACGGCGACCGCGCGCTGCACCCACTCCTGCCCGGCCGGTCCGGCCGCGGCGACGACCCAGTCGTCGCCGTGCACCGGTTCGTAGACCGGACGCAGTACAGCGGCCACGACGGTGCGCAGCCGCTGTTCCACGAGGTTCAGCCAGATGTAGGCCCGTCCCGCGCGCTGGGCACGGGTGCGGACCTCGCTCCACTGTTCGGCGCCCCAGACGAGTTCGGGGCCGATCTGTGATCCCGTCTCCATGGGGCGGGCCAGTGACACCGCTCCGGGCGGGCCCTCGGTGGAGCCCCCCTCGTGACCACTGTCACCAGGTGGCAGCTCCAGCCCTCCCGAGCTCACCCGCGCACCGCCTTCCGCACCCCTTGTGACTCCCCTGGTCAACGATCAAGGAAGGGTACTCCGGGAGCGGCCGGCGGTGCAGCCCGATGGGCAGGGTCGTCGATTCCCGCCGGAACGGGACACGGGCTACGGCAGCGGACCGACGTTGCCGTTGCGCCGCGCGAGGTCGGCGGGCGTGAGCGGGTTCATCGCGGTGACGTCACGGGGCGAGAGGGAGAATCCCTGCCAGTGGACCGGCATGGGCTCCTGGTCCTCGTCCCTGGCTATGTGGTGGAAACCTATGTTCACCCAGGTGACGGGGTTCTTCAGCGCCTGTCCGTTGACCCACTTGTCGACGCTGTTCGGGGTGCCGGAGGGGCAGCCCGCGTTGTGGCTCGCGTACTTCTCGCACTTCTTGTACTCGGTGAAGTACACATCGCGCTTGGTGTAGGACCGGCCGGGGAACTTGTCGGTGCGGCCGGGCACGATCTCGTAGCTGCGCGCGTGGCCGTCCTTGTTCTTGCCGGTGGTGCTCACGAGCCGCCACCAGCGCATGCTCTTCGCGTCGCCGCCGAGTTCCTTGGTGACGGCCGTGCGCTTGGTCTTCGTGGTGGGGCTGCCGCCGCCGGTGGGCGCGGTGACGGTGGAGTCGAACTGCTCGACCTTGTTCTTGGTGTTGCCGTCGAGCGCGGTGTCCAGCCGCCAGAAGACATTGTGGTTGTGGCTCTCGGCGTGCGCGGTGGCGTTCTTGCCGATCGGCCAGCCGCGGCTGTCGCCGCCGTCGTAGTCGAACGGGGACAGCATGCCGGTGGCACCCACGTTCGACGTGATGGTGCCGTCCGAGGCGAACCGCCACTCGGTGATGTACTCGTACCAGGAGGCCTTGTTCACCGAGTAGACCAGCAGGTCCTTGCCCTGGGCCTGCCACACCTTGGTGCCGGAGTCGTTGGCGAGGCGGTAGGCGTGGCCACGCGCGCGCGTGGTGGTGCACAGGCCCTTGACGTTGCCGCGCTGCGGGACCTTGACGGTCTTGATGGTGCCGCCGGGGCACTCGGCGGCACTCAGGTTCTGGAGGGCGTATCCGAAGTCGGTGCCCGTGACGTCGTCGTACTCGGTCTTGCCGTCGTCGTAGGGAACGTGGATCTGGGCGAGACGCGCGCTGTTGAGCACCCGGATGGGCTTCGGCTCACCCTTGGGCTGGTAGGTGACCTTGTCGAGGACTACCCCGGCCAGCGTGTCGTAGCGCCAGCACATACGCCATGTGGTGCCGCCGTCGAGCTTCTGTTCGATGCGGTAGGCGGCGCTGCAGTCGGCGGCGGGGGCGGGCGCCTCCGGCGGTGACTGGGGAGCGGCCTGGGCGGGCCCGACGGTGGCGGTGCCCAGGAGCGCGGTGACCGCGAGGGCCAGTCCGGCCCCCTTCTGGGCACGCGAAAGTCTGCGGACGTGCATACGGAATGACTCCTCGTCGAGAAGTGGAGGCGAAAGAGATTCAGCCGAGGCGGCCGACGGTGCGCGCGCTCAGATCGACGATGTTCGCGCGGGTGTCGATCCAGGGGCCGTTCTTGACCTTGAAGACCACGCTCAGGCAGCGGTTCTTGCCGCAGTCCTTGAGGACGGCCGGAACCTTGAGGGTGGTGTCCTTACGGAAGATCATGCCGCTGAGCTCAGCCTGACCGGGTTCCGTGAGGTTCTTCCCGGTGGCGTGGCGGAAGTCCTTCTTCAGGTCCCGGCCGAGCGGGTGCGCGATCAGCAGTCGCGCCGCCTCGGCGAGCTCCCCCTGGCTGGGCGGCGGCTGCGCGCCGCGCGTGGTGACGGTGTCCAGCACCTTGCCGCTGCCCAGGTCGACCGTCTTGGTGACGGTGGCTTCCTGGTCGTAGTCGTAGAAGACGACCTCGGCCATACGGTTCGCCTGACCGGCCGGCGCGTTCGGGTCCGGCTCCTGGAGGTTCGTGTAGAGGAGCTCCGGCCCCCGGTCCCCCTCGACATCGCGCGCGGCGCGGCGCAGATCGCCCGCCGACGCGAGCCGCTCGGCCTGCTTCAGCTCGTCGTCGGTCAGCGGGTCGCTGCCGATGCCCTTCTCGCCCTCGGTGGGCGCGGCCTGGATCTCGGCGGGCGGCGGCACGTCCGCGTCGGCCGAGCCCTGCCGCTGTCCGTCGTCCTGCCCGGCGCCCGCCTTGCCGTCCTCGGCCCGGCCCTGCTCGCCCTGCTCGCTCGGGTCGCCCTGACGGCTCTGTCCCGCGCTGTCGCCCTGGCTCTGCCCCGGGCGGTCGTCCGCGTTCTCGTCGGCGCCTGCCGTGCCCGGCAGGGTCACGGCCACCATGAGGGCCGTACCGGCCACCGCGATCGCCCCGCCCGCCATGACCTTCCCCAGATGGCGTCTCACCAATTGACGCACTGTCTCCCCCAACTCCCCCACGTGCTGTACCCGTAGACATACCGGGTATGCGGTCACCCGGTAGGACGGACCGAAGTCCTAGGAGGTTGCCTCGGTTTCGGGAAGACTCTGCCCGCAGTGGCCCCAGGGACAAGGGCCTGGAACGGAAGAGTCTCATCCATGCAGGTCTGGCCCGGACAGGCGTATCCGCTGGGTGCCACGTACGACGGCGCCGGCACCAACTTCGCGGTCTTCTCGGAGGCCGCCCACCGCATCGAACTGTGTCTGCTGCACGACGACGGCTCGGAGACACGCACGGAGCTGCGCGAGACGGACGCGTTCGTCCGGCACGCCTATCTGCCCGGTGTGATGCCGGGACAGCGCTACGGCTTCCGTGTGCACGGTCCGTACGCGCCCGAACGGGGGATGCGCTGCAACGCGGCGAAGCTCCTCCTCGACCCGTACGCGCGCGCGGTGAGCGGCGCCGTCGACTGGGGCGAGGAGGTGTACGGCTACCACTTCGGCTCGCCCGAACGGCGCAACGACATGGACTCGGGGCCGCACACCATGGCGTCGGTGGTGGTGAACCCCTACTTCGACTGGGGCGACGACCGGCCCCCGCGCACCGACTACCACCGCACGGTGATCTACGAGGCCCATGTGAAGGGCCTGACGATGACCCATCCGGCGCTGCCCGCCGAGCTGCGCGGCACCTACGCGGCGCTGGCGCACCCGGCGGTCCTCGAACACCTCACCGAGCTCGGGGTGACCGCGCTGGAGCTGATGCCGGTGCACCAGTTCGTCGACGACCACCGGCTGGTCGACATGGGGCTGAACAACTACTGGGGGTACAACACCATCGGCTTCTTCGCCCCCCACAACGCGTACGCGTCGTGGGGGGACCGGGGCCAGCAGGTCCTGGAGTTCAAATCGGCGGTCCGGGCCCTCCACAAGGCGGGCATCGAGGTGATCCTCGACGTGGTCTACAACCACACCGCGGAGGGGAACCATCTGGGCCCGACCCTGTCCTTCCGGGGGCTGGACAACGCGTCCTATTACCGGCTGGCGGACAGTCCACGGCACTA includes:
- a CDS encoding ferredoxin, with amino-acid sequence MSDPRAPLRLGVDRERCVGAGMCALTAPAVFDQDEEEGLVVLLSPAPAPEHRPAARMAAGLCPAEAITLTG
- a CDS encoding cytochrome P450; the encoded protein is MSHDPNAVGTTTDDLPTLPTDRHTGCPFDPPEGLTALSDEPMRRMRYGDGHVGRLVTGHAAARAILADPRFSSRYELLHLPEPMEGMPGQIPPAPIGDIIGLDAPEHTRYRRLLTGRFTVRRMRQLTERVERFTKECLDAMEEAGPTADLVEAFAQPVPALVICELLGVPYSDRERFQSQVATLFDQTADAGAKGDAHTALLQYLGELVLAKRAEPTDDLLSDLTTSDLTDEELAGLGGLLLAAGLDTTANMLALGTFALLSNPDQLDALRADPGLAAQTVEELLRYLSVADPLLRSALEDVEVDGTLIKAGETVTVSVQAVNRDPRRFPDPDRLDIHRKATGHLAFGHGVHQCLGQQLARVEMAVAFPALLARFPTLRLAVPPREVPLRERSNIYGVVSLPVTWDQV
- a CDS encoding 3'-5' exonuclease, translating into MGWHQELLVGFDLETTGTDPGESRIVTAAVIEVRAGLTLGRREWLADPGVPIPREASAVHGISDERAKAEGRPAPEVADAIADVLTGYWKTGVPVVAYNAAFDLTLLSAELRRHGLPSLRERLGGLDPAPVIDPYTIDRTVERYRRGKRNLEAVSAEYGVVLGTAHDACADALAAARLACAIAERHPKVAEVGPAELHRRQVGWYAEWAADFQSFLRRKGNETAVVDSEWPMRELTDSVTGGV
- a CDS encoding SAV2148 family HEPN domain-containing protein, with product MSSGGLELPPGDSGHEGGSTEGPPGAVSLARPMETGSQIGPELVWGAEQWSEVRTRAQRAGRAYIWLNLVEQRLRTVVAAVLRPVYEPVHGDDWVVAAAGPAGQEWVQRAVAVREVSRRKGYLLDPADDNVLSFLTLPQLRELMVQHWPCFEPYFDDRRDVELALDELEVTRNVVSRNRALSEAVLAQAERASARLLEILGAGSDAPSGRRLPVDAVEDLVGDRYADVVAVHPDRVRLLRQFPAEDIFRGARRLDAIGIGLNLLVQNFSGRRLMRLAESGCRVRLLFLNPASSSVKRRERELGLKRGELSRSVEMNILHMRRVRARLRDPGAFEIQVFDETPRFTAYLVDGDGPDGVGVVQTYLRRSRGMEAPVFVLRGGGRIVKPGEPGESCLFETYREEFETAWADSRPVS
- a CDS encoding copper amine oxidase, which gives rise to MHVRRLSRAQKGAGLALAVTALLGTATVGPAQAAPQSPPEAPAPAADCSAAYRIEQKLDGGTTWRMCWRYDTLAGVVLDKVTYQPKGEPKPIRVLNSARLAQIHVPYDDGKTEYDDVTGTDFGYALQNLSAAECPGGTIKTVKVPQRGNVKGLCTTTRARGHAYRLANDSGTKVWQAQGKDLLVYSVNKASWYEYITEWRFASDGTITSNVGATGMLSPFDYDGGDSRGWPIGKNATAHAESHNHNVFWRLDTALDGNTKNKVEQFDSTVTAPTGGGSPTTKTKRTAVTKELGGDAKSMRWWRLVSTTGKNKDGHARSYEIVPGRTDKFPGRSYTKRDVYFTEYKKCEKYASHNAGCPSGTPNSVDKWVNGQALKNPVTWVNIGFHHIARDEDQEPMPVHWQGFSLSPRDVTAMNPLTPADLARRNGNVGPLP
- a CDS encoding Tat pathway signal sequence domain protein, which gives rise to MRRHLGKVMAGGAIAVAGTALMVAVTLPGTAGADENADDRPGQSQGDSAGQSRQGDPSEQGEQGRAEDGKAGAGQDDGQRQGSADADVPPPAEIQAAPTEGEKGIGSDPLTDDELKQAERLASAGDLRRAARDVEGDRGPELLYTNLQEPDPNAPAGQANRMAEVVFYDYDQEATVTKTVDLGSGKVLDTVTTRGAQPPPSQGELAEAARLLIAHPLGRDLKKDFRHATGKNLTEPGQAELSGMIFRKDTTLKVPAVLKDCGKNRCLSVVFKVKNGPWIDTRANIVDLSARTVGRLG